GCAGTGTGGCGGCTACCTGACTGCCTTCGTCGACGAGGCGGTTGAGCGTGTCGACATCGCCGTGTGCGGCAGCCACCTCAGCCAGGCCGTCCGCTGCCAACTCGTTGCCCGCGTCGATCAGGTAGTTCAGCGTGTCAACGTCGCCGCGGCCGGCGGCCAGCTCGGCGAGCCGATCGGCCGCCACCTCGTTCCCCGCATCGATGAGGTGCTTCAACTCCTCGACGTCACCACGCTCGGCCGCCAGGACAGCCAGACGATCGGCGTGCAGGTTCGGAATTGGACGTCGAGCAGTCGATCGCACGACGGCCACGTCTGACTCTCACCAGAGATGCCGTCCAAGCGGTACACGCTCACCGGCGAGCGAGTCGGCGTCCGCTCTCGTTCTTGATCGGGATGTAGTTCTGTTCGAAGTGGTGGTAGAGGGTCGACTCGTCAGCCTGACAGAGCTCCTCGCCCTGCAGCTCGATGTCGGGCGCTGACCGGACTTGATCTTTGGTCGCCGTGACTTGGAGGTAATCCGGACCGACTTGGACCCCCGCCAGAGGCACGAACGTCAAGTGGCGGGTGAAGACCCCCTCCTTGACGGTGCCGAACTGCGGTTCGTCGGTCTCGACGTCCACGTACACGTCCCGCAACTTCCCGATCCGCTCCCCGTCGCGGTCGATGATCGGCTTGCCAAGCCATTCGCCGACAGCCCACTTGGCGTGCCCCTGCTCGTGCGTCTTGACCGCGTCAACGGCCTGCTCGTCGGTCTTCGCCGCTTCCACGACTCGCTCGTCGGCCTTCGCCGCTTCGGCCTCAGGCACTTCGGTCATGGCAAACCGCCTCCTCGGCGAATCGAACTTCGCCCCTCAAGGCTACCTTCGTGACGCCGCCTGTTGCAGTGTCGGCAGACCTGTCCCGCCTCGTCGCCACTACGAGGGGAATCTGGCGACACCGAAGGGGCCATGGCGGCACCCCCGATCGCATCTACCGATGCAAGACCTGCCGACGCTGGCCTACTCCGATCGGCCAGGCGAGTAGCCGGCTTGGACACGGGCATGTCGCCGCTGCAGCCGCTTGACCGGCAGCCCCTCATTTGACTGTGACAGTTCACCCCGTGGCTGGATCTGGCCCTGCTCCCCACCTTGGTGGCCTCCGCAAGGGGGATGGCGAGAGTCGCTCGCGCGCACCCGGCGCGACCCTGGCCCTGGTGGCGCGGTGTCGCCTTCTTGGGTGAACTGGGGTGATCGCAATTGCGATGGACTCAAGTGTCGGCGTGTACGACGACGAAACTGTTCGCCACCCACAAGGCCACTACCTGCTCCTCTTGGCCTGCCCCGAGAGGTTCTATGTCGTGCCGCCCAGGTCGCCAATCAGAGTTGGCTCCGGAAGGACTCCAGCTCCCGGTGACGTTGGGCCGTCGTCTTGGGGTAGGCCGTTTTGAGGTTGGCCAGGGTGTCCAGAACGATCTGAGAGACGATCAGTCGGGCGTCGCGCTTGTTGTCGGCGGGCACGATGTACCAGGGGGCGTGTTGCGAGCTGGTCGCGCTCAGTCAGTCGCCGTAGACATCCTGGTAGGTGTCCCAGTAGGACCTTTCGTGGATGTCGGCGAGGCTGAACTTCCAGTTCTTGTCCGGTGCGTCGATGGGCGCCCGGAACCGCTTCGCCTGCTCGTCCTTGGACAGGTGCAGGAAGATCTTCACGATCTGGGTGCCTTTGCGGTGCAGGTGTTCCTCGAGGTCGCGGATCGAACGGAATCGCTGCGTCCAGAAGGTCTTCTCGTCGATGAGGTCATCGGGCAGCCCGTGACCGTGCAGGATCTTTG
The Actinomycetes bacterium DNA segment above includes these coding regions:
- a CDS encoding PRC-barrel domain-containing protein, translating into MTEVPEAEAAKADERVVEAAKTDEQAVDAVKTHEQGHAKWAVGEWLGKPIIDRDGERIGKLRDVYVDVETDEPQFGTVKEGVFTRHLTFVPLAGVQVGPDYLQVTATKDQVRSAPDIELQGEELCQADESTLYHHFEQNYIPIKNESGRRLARR